A genomic region of Campylobacter corcagiensis contains the following coding sequences:
- the mobB gene encoding molybdopterin-guanine dinucleotide biosynthesis protein B, with protein MKRVAFSGPSNTGKTTLILKVTKILQDRGLKVGIVKHDPKDKATFDTPGKDSYRFSLLGAEVVVVSPTRTTYFSKKEQSIDEISDNLSVDILLVEGLKNLPLPRITLFRDKIDESYLEFSDAIATNSLKCDKDILNLDINDPEEIANWVLKNAQIYKNKDER; from the coding sequence GTGAAAAGAGTGGCATTTTCAGGACCTTCAAACACAGGCAAAACAACTCTTATTTTAAAAGTTACTAAGATTTTACAAGATAGGGGTTTAAAAGTTGGTATTGTAAAACATGACCCAAAAGATAAAGCTACCTTTGATACGCCTGGCAAAGATAGTTATAGATTTTCTTTGTTAGGTGCTGAGGTTGTAGTGGTAAGTCCTACAAGGACAACTTATTTTAGTAAAAAAGAGCAAAGCATTGATGAAATTTCAGATAATTTAAGCGTTGATATTTTGTTAGTTGAAGGGCTTAAAAACCTTCCACTGCCAAGGATTACTCTATTTCGTGATAAAATAGATGAGAGTTATTTAGAATTTTCAGATGCGATAGCAACAAATTCTTTAAAATGTGATAAAGATATTCTAAATTTAGATATAAACGACCCAGAAGAGATAGCAAACTGGGTTTTAAAAAATGCTCAAATTTATAAAAACAAGGATGAGAGATGA
- the mscL gene encoding large-conductance mechanosensitive channel protein MscL has product MSFVKEFKEFAMRGNVIDMAVGVVIGTAFGKIVSSLVADIIMPVVGVLTGGIDFTDYKLVIKEAQGELAAVTVNYGTFIQTMVDFLIIAFCIFIALKGINKLKKQEVKKEEQTPKEIPEDIALLTEIRDLLKR; this is encoded by the coding sequence ATGAGCTTCGTTAAAGAATTTAAAGAATTTGCGATGCGTGGCAATGTCATTGATATGGCAGTTGGTGTGGTTATTGGAACAGCTTTTGGTAAGATTGTAAGTTCGCTTGTAGCTGACATCATAATGCCTGTGGTTGGAGTTTTAACTGGTGGAATTGACTTTACGGATTATAAGCTAGTTATCAAAGAAGCTCAAGGCGAACTGGCTGCAGTTACTGTTAATTATGGTACATTTATACAGACTATGGTTGATTTTTTAATAATTGCTTTTTGTATATTTATAGCCCTTAAAGGTATAAACAAACTCAAAAAACAAGAAGTTAAAAAAGAGGAACAAACTCCTAAAGAAATTCCTGAAGATATCGCTTTACTAACTGAAATAAGGGATCTTTTAAAGAGATAA
- the metG gene encoding methionine--tRNA ligase, which produces MKKFITSPIYYVNDVPHIGHAYTTIICDFLARLWRLQGDDVYFTTGTDEHGQKIEEAAKKRGFTPQEYADEISAKFKTLWDEFDISYDCYARTTSDDHAKTVRRAFEIMHAKGDIYKGEYEGFYCVSCESFFPETQLVDGEFCPDCGKSTRILKEESYFFRLSNYADKLLEWYEDPNCILPQGKKNEVINFVKQGLKDLSITRTGFNWGVKIPESFNDPKHIMYVWLDALLIYPSSLGYLRDDKNMSYWDNAYHIVGKDILRFHAVYWPAFLMSLGLPLPKSIGAHGWWTRDGKKMSKSIGNVVNPKEVADAYGLDQFRYFLLREVPFGQDGDFSQRALIARINSELCDDLGNLLNRIIGMSKKYSDYKINSKDSLKYFKSEIDEANAICLEALNLADELATSRYLEELWKVLSIANVSIAKYEPWNLIKNGETHKANALVAMVANLLAKVAVLAAPVMPKSCEKIAKAMNFEIDTMSYEKLIKNGELIDFLAKDSQPLFAKVEEPLLESPVATQTKEEKTENIITIDDFKNIIIKVGEVLSCENVEGSDKLLKFKIDLGEDRPRQIISGIAKYYNPADLVGKQVCVLANLKPAKIFKQLSEGMILSAEDGSLTLISSMAKVKNGAIVG; this is translated from the coding sequence ATGAAAAAATTTATAACTTCACCTATTTATTATGTAAATGATGTTCCACATATCGGGCATGCTTATACGACTATAATTTGCGATTTTTTAGCTAGACTTTGGAGACTGCAAGGAGATGATGTTTACTTTACAACAGGCACTGACGAACATGGTCAAAAGATAGAAGAAGCCGCTAAAAAAAGAGGCTTTACGCCACAAGAGTATGCTGATGAGATAAGTGCGAAATTTAAAACCCTTTGGGATGAGTTTGATATAAGCTATGATTGTTATGCAAGAACTACAAGTGATGACCACGCTAAAACTGTAAGGCGAGCTTTTGAGATAATGCATGCAAAAGGAGATATCTATAAAGGCGAGTATGAGGGCTTTTACTGTGTGAGTTGTGAGAGCTTTTTTCCTGAGACTCAACTAGTTGATGGTGAGTTTTGCCCAGATTGTGGTAAGTCAACAAGAATTTTAAAAGAAGAAAGCTACTTTTTTAGACTTTCAAACTACGCTGATAAGCTTTTAGAGTGGTATGAAGATCCAAACTGTATATTACCTCAAGGTAAAAAAAATGAAGTAATAAATTTCGTAAAACAGGGTTTAAAAGATCTCTCAATAACAAGAACTGGCTTTAACTGGGGGGTCAAAATTCCAGAAAGCTTTAATGATCCAAAACATATAATGTATGTATGGCTTGATGCGCTTTTAATATATCCATCATCTCTTGGATATTTAAGAGATGATAAAAATATGAGTTACTGGGATAATGCTTATCATATCGTTGGTAAGGATATTTTAAGATTTCACGCAGTTTATTGGCCGGCATTTTTAATGAGCCTTGGACTACCACTTCCTAAGAGTATTGGAGCTCATGGCTGGTGGACAAGAGATGGTAAAAAAATGAGCAAATCAATAGGCAATGTGGTAAATCCTAAAGAAGTTGCCGATGCTTATGGTTTAGATCAGTTTAGATACTTTTTACTTCGTGAAGTGCCATTTGGTCAAGATGGAGACTTTTCACAAAGAGCTTTGATTGCTAGGATAAATAGCGAACTGTGTGATGATTTAGGAAATTTACTAAATAGAATCATCGGCATGAGTAAGAAATACAGCGACTATAAGATAAATAGCAAAGATAGCCTAAAGTATTTTAAAAGCGAGATAGATGAGGCAAATGCTATTTGTTTAGAGGCTCTAAATTTAGCTGATGAGCTAGCAACTAGCAGGTATCTTGAAGAGCTTTGGAAGGTGCTATCTATCGCAAATGTGAGCATTGCTAAGTATGAGCCATGGAATTTGATAAAAAATGGCGAAACCCATAAAGCTAATGCCTTAGTGGCGATGGTGGCAAATTTATTAGCCAAAGTAGCGGTTTTAGCAGCTCCTGTGATGCCAAAAAGCTGTGAGAAAATCGCTAAAGCTATGAATTTTGAGATAGATACTATGAGTTATGAAAAGCTTATAAAAAATGGTGAACTTATAGATTTTCTGGCAAAAGATAGCCAGCCGCTTTTTGCTAAAGTAGAAGAGCCTTTGCTTGAAAGCCCTGTAGCAACACAAACAAAAGAGGAAAAAACTGAAAACATCATAACAATTGATGATTTTAAAAATATCATCATAAAAGTTGGTGAAGTTTTATCGTGTGAAAATGTAGAAGGAAGTGATAAGCTTTTAAAATTTAAAATAGATTTAGGCGAAGATAGACCTAGACAGATCATCTCAGGAATCGCTAAGTACTATAATCCTGCTGATTTAGTTGGCAAACAAGTTTGCGTTTTAGCTAACCTAAAACCAGCTAAAATTTTCAAACAACTTAGTGAAGGTATGATACTAAGTGCTGAAGATGGATCTTTAACTCTAATTAGTTCTATGGCTAAAGTTAAAAACGGTGCGATAGTTGGATAA
- a CDS encoding class 1 fructose-bisphosphatase yields the protein MNEILKAIKESSIKISELLKDADFGYTSHTNHTGDTQLKLDVRSDELITEIFSGVKSVKALISEEKDEALSLNEDADFIVAYDPLDGSSLVDVNFAVGSIFGIYKNKVSAKNLVASAYAVYGPRLELVICGDKPILYRYKNGEFVAVKELKLNEKGKLNATGASQWGWSKEHRKFIKSLFDEKYRLRYSGAMVADLHQILLKGGGLFSYPATTDAPNGKLRVTFEVLPFAYIYEKAGGATTDGKNSSLLELEVKQIHATTPCYFGSKYEISKLLGEKCE from the coding sequence ATGAATGAAATTTTAAAAGCCATAAAAGAGTCAAGCATAAAGATAAGTGAGCTTTTAAAAGATGCTGACTTTGGCTATACAAGTCATACAAACCACACAGGCGATACTCAGCTAAAGCTTGATGTAAGAAGCGATGAGTTAATAACTGAAATTTTTAGCGGTGTAAAAAGCGTAAAAGCACTTATTAGCGAAGAAAAAGATGAAGCTCTTAGTTTAAATGAAGATGCAGATTTTATCGTAGCTTATGATCCACTTGATGGTTCAAGCTTGGTTGATGTAAATTTTGCTGTTGGTAGTATATTTGGGATTTATAAAAATAAAGTCAGTGCTAAAAATTTAGTAGCAAGTGCTTATGCTGTTTATGGACCACGACTTGAACTTGTAATTTGTGGTGATAAACCTATACTTTACCGATACAAAAACGGCGAGTTTGTAGCGGTAAAAGAGCTAAAATTAAACGAAAAGGGAAAACTAAATGCTACTGGAGCAAGCCAGTGGGGTTGGAGTAAAGAGCATAGAAAATTTATAAAAAGCCTTTTTGATGAGAAGTATCGTTTAAGATATAGTGGGGCTATGGTGGCTGATTTACATCAAATTTTACTAAAAGGTGGTGGGCTTTTTAGCTATCCAGCAACAACTGATGCACCAAATGGAAAACTTCGCGTTACATTTGAGGTTTTGCCGTTTGCTTATATCTACGAAAAAGCAGGTGGGGCAACAACTGATGGCAAAAACAGCTCGCTTTTAGAGCTTGAAGTAAAACAAATTCACGCTACAACTCCTTGCTATTTTGGCTCAAAATATGAAATTTCAAAACTTCTAGGAGAAAAGTGTGAGTAA
- a CDS encoding lytic transglycosylase domain-containing protein has product MIKKIVIFLSLVSFGVASVLSYEELKTKPKSLAKDYYIYRLMTEGNVNDKELKSLRSGVFRDRGKLKTALDKRIGSRTFYDKCKGVNAKNILDANLTCKLNRLGGVKFVSRLSPAVRNSLASELSSYPDVVNLLNGINSENPAKYFANTKNVKNFFSYFKSLDEKNRANKFNFALSPEFGAMLGSDSYFKTFITDAVVNQNLVTLRKSLIDINPANFDSQSSFYLGINAIKFKQDDKSVKFFNQAINSAKTSQDSDKANLWIYLVTSSEEALLKAANSKDLNMYSLYAKELTGNTNLNIVIPKPTKNSVAGYDEKSPFDWVNLKAKVKNTPKESLNELATKFDTKKTQGEYIYIKNIADGYPDNFYPTPFMEHIGTSDKQRQALILAIARQESRFIQSAISISYALGMMQFMPFVANDWASKHDFGNFDQDDVFKPEVAYKMANIHLDWLERYLYNPVFIAYAYNGGIGFTKRMITQRPLFKDGKYEPFLSMELVHYAESREYAKRVLANYVVYSSILNPSANISIIELINNLTNPAKTDSYRK; this is encoded by the coding sequence ATGATAAAAAAGATAGTTATATTTTTAAGTTTAGTAAGTTTTGGAGTTGCTTCGGTTTTAAGCTATGAAGAGCTAAAAACTAAGCCAAAATCTTTAGCAAAAGACTACTATATTTACAGGTTAATGACCGAAGGAAATGTAAATGATAAAGAGCTTAAAAGCTTAAGAAGTGGTGTTTTTAGAGATAGAGGCAAGCTTAAAACAGCTCTTGATAAAAGGATTGGCTCAAGGACTTTTTATGATAAATGCAAAGGCGTTAACGCAAAAAACATCCTAGATGCAAACCTAACTTGTAAGCTAAATAGACTTGGTGGAGTTAAATTTGTATCTAGATTATCTCCAGCAGTTAGAAATAGCCTTGCTAGTGAGCTTTCATCTTATCCTGATGTTGTAAATTTACTAAATGGTATAAATAGTGAAAATCCAGCTAAATACTTTGCAAATACAAAAAATGTAAAAAATTTCTTTAGTTACTTTAAATCTTTAGATGAAAAAAACAGAGCTAATAAATTTAACTTCGCTTTAAGTCCTGAATTTGGTGCCATGCTAGGAAGTGATAGTTACTTTAAAACATTTATAACTGACGCTGTTGTTAATCAAAATTTAGTTACTTTAAGAAAATCTTTAATAGATATAAATCCAGCAAATTTTGACTCGCAAAGCTCTTTTTATCTGGGAATTAACGCTATAAAATTTAAGCAAGATGATAAAAGCGTTAAATTTTTTAATCAAGCTATAAATTCAGCCAAAACTTCACAAGATAGCGATAAGGCAAATTTGTGGATATATCTTGTCACAAGTAGCGAAGAAGCGCTTTTAAAGGCTGCAAATAGCAAGGATTTAAACATGTACTCACTCTATGCAAAAGAGCTAACTGGCAATACAAATTTAAATATTGTCATTCCAAAACCAACTAAAAATAGCGTAGCTGGCTATGATGAAAAGAGTCCATTTGATTGGGTAAATTTAAAGGCAAAAGTTAAAAACACACCAAAAGAGAGCTTAAACGAACTTGCTACTAAATTCGATACTAAAAAAACGCAAGGTGAGTATATCTATATCAAAAACATCGCCGATGGCTATCCTGATAACTTCTATCCAACTCCATTTATGGAGCATATTGGCACGAGTGATAAACAAAGGCAAGCACTTATTTTAGCCATCGCAAGGCAAGAAAGCAGATTTATCCAAAGTGCGATATCAATCTCATACGCTCTTGGAATGATGCAGTTTATGCCTTTTGTTGCAAATGACTGGGCTAGTAAGCATGACTTTGGAAATTTTGATCAAGATGATGTGTTTAAGCCTGAAGTTGCATACAAAATGGCAAATATCCATCTTGATTGGCTAGAAAGATATCTATATAATCCTGTATTTATTGCTTATGCGTATAATGGCGGCATTGGTTTTACTAAGCGTATGATAACGCAAAGACCACTTTTTAAAGATGGAAAATATGAACCATTTTTATCAATGGAGTTAGTTCATTATGCCGAGAGTAGGGAGTATGCAAAAAGAGTTTTAGCTAACTATGTAGTTTACTCTTCTATCTTAAATCCTAGTGCAAATATCTCAATAATAGAACTTATTAATAACCTTACAAATCCAGCTAAAACTGATAGCTATAGGAAGTGA
- a CDS encoding YggT family protein, whose amino-acid sequence MIISAFFGALVSIIRMVISAYILVIIVAAIMSFIRPNPYNPFVQTIIRLTEPVYELIRRYIPTAYGGLDFAPLIVLLVLQFINSFLARLF is encoded by the coding sequence TTGATAATAAGTGCGTTTTTTGGAGCTTTAGTTAGCATAATAAGGATGGTTATATCAGCTTATATTTTGGTAATAATAGTAGCTGCTATTATGAGTTTTATTCGTCCAAATCCATACAATCCTTTTGTTCAGACGATTATTCGTTTAACTGAGCCTGTTTATGAGCTAATAAGACGCTACATACCTACAGCTTATGGTGGACTTGATTTTGCTCCACTTATTGTGCTTTTAGTACTTCAGTTTATAAATAGCTTTTTGGCTAGATTGTTTTAG
- a CDS encoding metallophosphoesterase yields the protein MKFFIFFSVVFTLASLLSIYIYRSFKRRFLGSYKILGLFFIAIFIVVVTAILIEKESLTSYFFISLLNCAVAVLFMLFFTSIVFDILWIFYKKHKKWQNLAFLTLSFLYILASFYGGLKEPKITQTDVYIKNLQTPLKIALLGDIHLDKATNDNLLSSLISKVNSQNADAMLIVGDLFDIKADELKDTLKPLKDAKMPIFFVTGNHEFYYGAKELVSALKSHGVRVLENESVEFKGINIAGVHDITGLSFGYMMPDINKTLNMINPKIPTILMAHQPRFVSKNLTTDVDLYLSGHTHGGQVFPFGLFVWLQQGYVYGLKKAGDSQIYVTSGAGFWGMPMRFLAPSEVAILNLKGAK from the coding sequence ATGAAATTTTTTATATTTTTTAGTGTAGTTTTTACTCTAGCATCTTTACTTTCTATATATATTTATAGAAGCTTTAAAAGGCGTTTTTTAGGAAGCTATAAAATTTTAGGGCTATTTTTTATAGCTATTTTTATTGTAGTTGTGACTGCAATTTTAATAGAAAAAGAAAGTTTAACGAGTTATTTTTTTATATCGCTTTTAAACTGCGCTGTTGCTGTGCTTTTTATGCTGTTTTTTACTTCTATTGTCTTTGATATTTTATGGATATTTTATAAAAAACATAAAAAATGGCAAAATTTAGCCTTTTTAACTCTATCTTTTTTATATATTTTAGCTAGCTTTTATGGCGGACTAAAAGAACCAAAAATAACCCAAACCGATGTTTATATAAAAAATTTACAAACCCCTTTAAAAATAGCTCTGCTTGGAGATATTCACTTAGATAAAGCTACAAATGATAATCTTTTAAGCTCTTTAATTTCAAAAGTAAATTCTCAAAACGCTGATGCTATGCTTATAGTTGGAGATCTATTTGATATAAAAGCAGATGAGCTTAAAGATACTCTTAAACCTTTAAAAGATGCTAAAATGCCTATATTTTTTGTCACTGGAAATCACGAGTTTTATTACGGGGCTAAAGAGTTAGTTAGTGCTTTAAAAAGCCATGGCGTAAGGGTTTTAGAAAATGAAAGTGTGGAGTTTAAAGGCATAAATATAGCCGGAGTTCATGATATAACGGGCTTAAGTTTTGGATATATGATGCCAGATATTAATAAAACTTTAAATATGATAAATCCTAAAATTCCAACCATCTTAATGGCTCATCAACCCCGTTTTGTATCAAAAAACTTAACAACTGATGTGGATTTATATCTATCAGGACACACTCATGGTGGACAGGTTTTTCCATTTGGTCTGTTTGTGTGGCTACAACAAGGCTATGTTTATGGACTTAAAAAGGCTGGAGATTCACAAATTTATGTTACAAGCGGGGCTGGATTTTGGGGAATGCCGATGCGGTTTTTAGCACCAAGCGAAGTAGCTATACTAAATTTAAAAGGAGCAAAATGA
- a CDS encoding Crp/Fnr family transcriptional regulator: MIEDIPFFKHLSKDDIEKIKNISVVQKYKKDEILFIEGEEPKWLSILLKGRLKIYKTSPKGKEIFMHEIHPINFIAEVVNFKNLRYPASSVFIADGEVLKIDYPKFKEIFMDNPLLVFELLKSLSDKLKVINEVFIREVILDSDGKVAKFICEDFDIFTTLKHSQSAKILNITPETFSRSITKFKNLGLLECTNSQITGFKNELMEFYKV; encoded by the coding sequence ATGATAGAAGATATCCCTTTTTTTAAGCATCTAAGTAAAGATGACATAGAAAAAATTAAAAACATAAGCGTAGTTCAAAAATATAAAAAAGATGAGATTTTATTTATAGAAGGTGAAGAGCCAAAGTGGCTATCTATCCTTCTAAAAGGTCGTCTTAAAATTTATAAAACTTCTCCAAAAGGAAAAGAGATATTTATGCATGAAATTCATCCTATAAATTTCATAGCTGAAGTTGTAAATTTTAAGAATTTAAGATATCCAGCAAGCTCTGTTTTTATAGCTGATGGCGAGGTTTTAAAGATAGATTATCCAAAATTTAAAGAGATTTTTATGGATAATCCACTGCTTGTTTTTGAGCTTTTAAAATCACTTTCAGATAAGCTAAAAGTTATAAATGAGGTGTTTATAAGAGAGGTTATTCTTGATAGTGATGGAAAAGTAGCTAAATTTATATGTGAAGATTTTGATATTTTTACTACTCTTAAGCACTCTCAAAGTGCTAAAATTTTAAACATCACACCTGAGACATTTTCAAGAAGTATTACTAAATTTAAAAATTTAGGACTTTTAGAGTGTACAAACTCTCAAATAACAGGCTTTAAAAATGAACTAATGGAATTTTATAAAGTATGA
- the gltX gene encoding glutamate--tRNA ligase, which produces MYRFAPSPTGDMHIGNLRAALLNFICAKQAKKGFILRIEDTDKERNLEGKDKDIKELLTKFGITWDAFYIQSHNLKFHRNFASKLLQDGKAFCCFCSESELEAKKEEAKKLGKAYRYDGTCERLSDLEVLECQKPFVIRMKKPPHALNFTDEIKGELSFEPDDIDNFVIMRADKTPTYNFACAVDDMLMDVECVIRGEDHVSNTPKQDWIRECLGYDKKITYAHLPIILNEDGKKMSKRESDSSVKFLLDSGYLPEAIANYLVLLGNKTPVEIFTIDEAIEWFDIKNISKSPAKFDIKFLNYLNREHILRASDDRLESIFGKGRANLAKFYTQESSLVNEILGKIDKIYSKKDNFDKWQKEAVILRNEILKMEIPDDFAKFKSELMSKTSLKGKAFFMPLRLLLTGVDHGPELSELYLFIKDDIKEII; this is translated from the coding sequence ATGTATCGTTTTGCGCCATCGCCAACTGGTGATATGCATATAGGAAATTTACGGGCTGCACTTTTAAACTTTATCTGTGCAAAACAGGCTAAAAAGGGCTTTATTTTACGAATAGAAGATACCGATAAAGAGCGAAATTTAGAAGGAAAAGATAAGGATATAAAAGAGCTACTTACTAAATTTGGCATAACATGGGATGCTTTTTATATACAAAGCCATAACTTAAAATTTCATAGAAATTTTGCTAGTAAACTACTTCAAGATGGTAAGGCGTTTTGCTGTTTTTGTTCTGAAAGTGAGCTTGAAGCAAAAAAAGAAGAGGCTAAAAAATTAGGCAAAGCATACCGCTATGATGGAACTTGCGAAAGGCTAAGTGATTTAGAGGTTTTGGAGTGCCAAAAGCCATTTGTAATAAGAATGAAAAAACCACCACATGCACTAAATTTCACAGATGAGATAAAAGGCGAGTTAAGTTTTGAACCTGATGATATAGATAATTTTGTCATAATGAGAGCTGATAAAACTCCAACTTATAATTTCGCATGTGCTGTTGATGATATGCTTATGGATGTTGAGTGCGTTATAAGGGGCGAAGATCATGTAAGTAATACTCCAAAACAAGACTGGATTAGAGAGTGTCTTGGGTATGATAAAAAGATAACTTATGCACACCTTCCTATCATCTTAAATGAAGATGGTAAAAAAATGAGCAAAAGAGAGAGTGATAGTTCGGTTAAATTTTTGCTTGATAGTGGATATCTGCCTGAAGCAATTGCTAATTATTTAGTACTTTTAGGTAACAAAACTCCAGTAGAAATTTTTACTATAGATGAAGCTATTGAGTGGTTTGATATCAAAAATATCTCAAAAAGCCCAGCTAAATTTGACATTAAATTTTTAAACTATCTAAATAGAGAGCATATCTTAAGAGCAAGTGATGATAGACTTGAGAGTATTTTTGGAAAAGGTAGAGCAAATTTGGCTAAATTCTACACTCAAGAGAGTAGTTTGGTAAATGAAATTTTAGGCAAAATAGATAAAATTTACTCTAAAAAAGATAACTTTGATAAGTGGCAAAAAGAAGCTGTTATTTTAAGAAATGAAATTTTAAAGATGGAAATTCCTGATGATTTTGCTAAATTTAAAAGTGAGCTTATGAGTAAAACTTCTTTAAAAGGTAAGGCGTTTTTTATGCCTTTAAGATTGCTTTTAACAGGAGTAGATCATGGTCCTGAACTAAGTGAACTTTATTTGTTTATAAAAGATGATATAAAGGAGATAATTTGA